The Pyxicephalus adspersus chromosome 1, UCB_Pads_2.0, whole genome shotgun sequence sequence AGacaagtccaccaaatatgtagtTCAGTGCCCATTTCCTAACGGCCCCTGAAGCATAAGCCAGATATCTTTTAGGACACTTGCTTCACGCTGGTACCATATGTCATCTCATCATAACCTTGAAGGCTTATTATATCTGACATACCTGTAGAAAATATTATTGGTAGATCTTGTTAAAGAGACGTCAGACAGATTTTAATTGCATGTCAGTTGTACTGTGAAAGCACAATTACTGAGTACATTTTTAGCTCTTAGTGGCTCAAACAGGCAACCCTTTCCCTTCCTCCTGGAGCTGTGCAGGCTAAGCACAGTTATTCAGTCAAAATTCAGCTGTTGTTGGTTGATAAACAcctgtagagagaaaaaaaaatctctaaagaTATTATTATGCAAAGTTCCACAATTGACAATGAGTTAATGGAAAAAAGAGAGCTCAGAGAGCTGTGAACACCTAGTAGAAATCACACCCTTCCTATCTTaactcaaaatataaatgtatttattgcacatGTTATAGTTttgaatttcatgtttttttgtggcAAACTGTGCATTTATTACAGGTGAGCAGTGCGGGAAATGCAGGACAGGCTGTTGGAATGGAAATCCTCTCAACATTTCAGTTAGCTTTTACAATCTTTGCTGTGGATGATCGAAAGCACAGGGACTCCACAGAGCCAGGAAGCGTTGCCATTGGCTTTTCCTTGATAGCAGGTGCTTTAACAGCGGTaagtaaaaaaatctaaagaactGACACTGTTGGAGTGAGAACGGAAATCCAGTGCacatcaggtgacatagatgacATATCAAGTGGTTCAGCGCAGAATTCTGACATAATAtggtataataaaacacattgggcctgatttaataaagctctccaaggctggagtggatacactttcatcattaaagctggttgatccagaaatTCTTGATTGGATCcgggatgcaaaacatttgcttgcaaatagcaaataactttaaagaattccattcaaggtttgctacatcacccaggttcactgatgaaagtgtatcctctccaccctgggagagctttaataaataaagaccaTTGTCATGTCTAACTTGGCTATTATGTGAAGTGGGGTAGAAGGCTGTAAAAGTGACAGTAAGTTAAGGCATGGGAGAGTGCCTTTTATATGGTGGGGCAATGAGGGCAGGGGAGAGGGGTGTTacgataggtttgctttaattgtgaaataaaacacATCTTACCGTATTAATGATACCCTAGACCAGTCCTCCAGAAATGCCGGTGAAGTGACATCaatgtgcttttctttttctgtgaaaaacagtggatataaaaagtatacacacCCGTGTTCAAATTACAGGTttttgtgaatataaaataagttagaccacaataaatcatttaaaaacatttccgaCCTTTAATGTAACCTATAACCTGTataattaaattgaaaaacaaacaaatttgtcAGAGTGGGAAGGCATCTCCTGTACACAGCCTCAGATCACCCCAAAGTTTTTCCATtagatttaggtctgggctctaactgggccattccaaaaataattttctcctGGTGAAGCCCTTGTTTTATGGATCTGTATGTAgtgtatgcttggggtcattgtcataTTGAAAAGtagaattcctcttcatcttcagctttctagcagatgtttgaaggttttgggccaaaagtgacTGGTGTTTGGAAGTGTTCATGATTCCCTTCACCCTTCACCCTTCACCCAATCTAATGGAAAAACTTCAGATGAAAAAAAGCATGATACCTAATCACTGCGGGTAATGCAAAGTGTTGTTTTTGTGCCAAATATACCTTTTGGAATAGTGGCTAAAAAGttcaacattgttttttttagacattaaCACATTTTCCCACATGTGTTTGGGAGACTTGATTTTTGATTTGAACTGgtaattttagttttgtttgtaaatattaGCTGAGCCTGGATATTTTTTGTGTAAGAAAAAGCTTCCTTCTTCCAACCCTATCCCATAGTTCAGACATACGGTAGATAGATGTCACATGTAATACACAACCAGTAAATGCCAGAAGTTTCTGCTGATCTTTCATTGTTGCTGTAGGTCTCTTGGAGGACTCCCTGACCAGTTTTTGTTTAgtcttttcttaaattttttttaggaatgtccAGTTCTTTGCAACATCACTGTTGTcctatatttttttccactttttgatAACTATTTTCACTGTGTTGCATGGTATATCTAATGCTGTGGACAGTTTTTGTACTCCTCTCCTGATTGATACCTTTCAACAATGAGATCCTTTTGATGCTTTGTAAGCTCATTGCAAACCATGGCTTTTGCTGTatcagtaaatgtaaatgttaggaAAATCCTACTAGGACAGTTGAATTTTATTTGGGGTTagtcagggtcactttaaatgatGGCAGATATTTACCCAAAAAGAgtaaatgctgtaattaaatcaaaaggtttgttttttgaaTTGGATTGTGATTACATCACAAAATCTGGCATTTCAACAGgggtgtgtacatttttttataccgAATTACCGGTactcacaattattttaaaattatttttaaaatgttatagctTTATTGTACTTTACAATGGTTTACACCTGCCACTGATtaagtttttcatattttattacatttattcacacatttttgccAATATAATTAACAGGGGCCATTCTCAGGTGGAAGTATGAACCCAGCCAGATCATTTGGACCGGCCTTACTTGCTGGATTTTGGGAGCATCACTGGGTAAGTTtctaaagagaaaaacatttgacCAGTttgtctcattttatttttatttttttttctttattttgtaaactttGCTTTTAGTTTTGGTTGGCCTAATTTTGAGTTTGAAATTAATATGAAAGCTTTAGTAATGTGAGAACTTAGAATTTAAACAGTTTTAGCTTACCTGCAGCAATATTAGAACTGTGCCACAAAATCATATTCTCACTCTTATATTCTCGCTGTAGCATACGTATGGTAAATTTGTGTATCTAAATGTATGCTGTCTAAGCCATTGTATGCATAAATTTAAATTGGATTTTCCCCTATATTTTTGGattattataattcttttatattatattattatatataattatattatattcttattCTTGCATtggaaaattaaaattgtattgaaaatgtgTACCATATATTAAAAAGTGCCCAATCATAATACACaggttttttacttttagaaaaaaaaaaaaaaatacgtggaaaggaaaaaaaagtccaaaaataaaGCTGCTAGGAAACATAAGCTACATACTTAATACAATAAGCTACATACATAAACTACATATAAATGACATATCCTCAACTCTGGTCTGATACTTTCTAGTGAAGGAGTTTGCCCAACACTGCAAACACCTATTGGCAACTAAGGCAGCCAATTGTAGTAATGGGCCgataaaaataaatgagtatGGGAGGCAGTTGGCAGATTTAGAATCTACTAGGATGTGCCGGAGCTTTACCAATTCAGAAACACTTAACTTTAGTGCCTGGAAGGGCCACTGAAGGTTTTCTAGATGCCTAAACGTTATACATGCTAGCAGATCATTATCTTTAGACCGgcaagtaattattattattacacagtatttataaagcgccaacatattatggagcgctttacaaagtccatagtcatgtcactagctgtcacgcaaaggaactcacaatctaatgtccctacctaagtcatatatctttattatagtctaagatcaattttgggggaaagctaattagcttaactgcatgtttttttttaatgtgggaggaaaccggagtacccagtggaaacctgcacagacacggggagaacctgcaatcaatgcagataatgtcctggctgagatctgaacctggactgcaaaggccagagtgctaaccactgagccaccgtgctgctaaTTATTGTTGTAGAAAGGTTTAGGTCACAatgcacttttatatttaaagtctGTTGTAGTCCtatttaaaagttaaatacatatctttctaggtttactggattgGACCCATTCTTGGTGCTTTTCTGGCTGGTGCTTCATATGAGTTCTTCTTTGCATCAAGTGCCTCAAGGGAAAAGCTGGTTGCCTGTCTAACATGTAAGGATATTGACATAGTAGAAACAGCAAGTGTCTCTAGATCTTCCCTTTCCATGGCCACACAGACTGCAGGACGCACACGAGCAGCGGATCAAAAACATGAGCCAAATTAGCAGAAATTGCATTTTTCCAGAGAAACTGCTGTTTATGGACAAAGTTTGAcatgaaaaaaatcacaggaaTGGTATCATCAACATATATTGATtcgaataaaatatttaaaaacaagtaGTAATATGcatttgcatattttgttttcatatatttgtatttatttgaagtaATCTAAACTAGACCAGAATTGGCCTTTTACACTTACAAGGGGTAATTCTTTGGTGACTGGTCTTAATAGTAATCAAAAAAACAAGTGTCATGCCTAAGCATTTAGACATGTGACCAACACCTATTTTAGGTTTGAAGCAACATGTTCTCCAATAAAGGGAAGTAtttcagtgctttttttaaaatcgTTTATCTATCTCAATAAAACTGCTATCAAAACTTTATGTTAACA is a genomic window containing:
- the LOC140321671 gene encoding aquaporin-4-like; protein product: MVVVLGASSSEIRASQTHSMAPAVAAGLAVVSLVQSFGEISGAQLNPAITSALVCARRLDLLHGLVFGVAQILGSACASTVFYLFLPSSVFKQLVTKVSSAGNAGQAVGMEILSTFQLAFTIFAVDDRKHRDSTEPGSVAIGFSLIAGALTAGPFSGGSMNPARSFGPALLAGFWEHHWVYWIGPILGAFLAGASYEFFFASSASREKLVACLTCKDIDIVETASVSRSSLSMATQTAGRTRAADQKHEPN